Proteins from a genomic interval of Helicoverpa armigera isolate CAAS_96S chromosome 9, ASM3070526v1, whole genome shotgun sequence:
- the LOC110372605 gene encoding CAP-Gly domain-containing linker protein 1 isoform X10 — protein MPVETKISFSDGSSSDTLRKLSDDSSRKHLSDHSVILTEDTDSFIIGERVWVGGTKPGQIAYIGETQFAPGDWAGIVLDEPIGKNDGSVAGVRYFQCPEKRGVFSRLTRLTRVPLITHAPHDASPISDAGSVFERPPSGTRQRRALSPNGSIRSIVSSKMNASISTTTNGDVRVGDRVIVSSSRGSKAGTLRYVGVTDFATGVWAGVELDDPLGKNDGSVDGKRYFECSPRFGLFAPVSKVSRSPSNRKPGACAIHSNGRATPLRRSNSRESLTSLGTSIASSRVGVRLGVTSLGAQRVGGPRASSTPVSAKNALQELLREKQQHLERLMRERELERAEMAKISLQVDRAETALTQLKKENTQATSENSKLKAELEKINKLLEDEKQKVEDLMFRTEEENINREDYNKYKDAMEQEKAVREQRIRELEAEAELQTARAEATATALRMHEDQRAADIAAANQQHQEELAAAHTLSSELQKLLDEAYALLKEKENEKDSLGKSMSEELTRLKTDSEKALNEAKTKMAIAQTEFETQVSVLTAKLQLAESKLETEKQNLERLNKENSQIIIDLNTKLTQLQATVDDKTLELNKVVGVSKEHEVNLNKEITKLKMELSAKILDLEQLEDSKRKQETVFKSLQEELGRVKDEYNSKVNEYETLLSEVSQQHEKNKTEMMELQQNLSAKTKEYEKLLAELSTSTNSSEKLVSEYRETIHERDKEIIKLKEDYEQAAANFNIKHSKIAEEHKKEIDDRNSKIEQLMKEIESHKQTLDQSKVEFEALNSQFTLNVDELKLLKEENEKLKQSINELTQANNDLKAKMSAMELEVGEYKRQFESANEKCAELQKAKDKIESEYMNLTGQTTDSNEQFNKLSQHLKETEKELQELKDKHREVINNHARAEQELKQKLFKIQEDFSVERGQLVVSVNENIEKLKEADGKIKEFETQTVEVNNRLRNLQTDNDKLLDENSILKNEIEALKVKEQEQNMEHDTICKKLEIDIDRYKEEISILKADGATSEVKLMEKVDQLTEAQNDLNNKLEEARKHEDSLQKILDDMTAQLNNQKTNFEKEISQLQNNLSTVTEETNQLKAEENRLKEILEQKQNNVKDLTLKLEMLEVDLKSNVEIVTEKDRQLAQVNEELNKATESKKQLEEKLNGAALETSALKQKYESLVANSSAEETVLKEQLGQLEVLKKEMSTLVQEKTSLESKYSETLSELTTIKKNYEDAVNKINDNVTVNNELKKSVEEKDNILKQQTEKNVIDSEKISKLETELDQLKQEVSNKDTVIQEKESQLTKMHDALQLGSSETQQLVAQLQLENSKLNETYKTEVESLNNTLKTLQTEVAEKGKELEELKQASEKVTELQKLVDKSEQDIKQLTNINEAQKMNYEDLNKQLQAQFDEYKKESKRARHDLKNTLNDYDKELKQSKDKVTAEVDKQNQLQQKLTEAESKILELTQKLDLIAVQQSTDVEKDKQLEKLTVELHAAKQTSAESVAKSETLVKNLKADIENKVKDLRLKEDLIGKLQEEVKSQKAKVEIAEREKLLLQKEMALKGKDVRDKNDNSAMGVLGQGDTASEKTTDDKEMIDGQVSFLNSVIVDMQRKNEQLMARVQALEGGSVAPEPVLFNGRKARAVAPRLFCDICDVFDAHDTEDCPKQAGEPDAPPPPANRRAAPPPRPYCDICEVFGHATENCDEEETF, from the exons ACGGCAGTTCCTCGGACACGCTGAGGAAGCTTAGCGACGACTCTTCGAGAAAACATTTATCAG atCATAGTGTTATATTAACAGAGGATACTGACAGCTTCATAATTGGCGAACGAGTTTGGGTTGGCGGTACCAAACCTGGCCAGATCGCATACATCGGCGAAACACAGTTTGCTCCGGGTGACTGGGCAGGCATCGTGCTTGACGAACCTATTG GCAAAAACGACGGATCAGTAGCTGGAGTCCGTTATTTCCAGTGTCCAGAAAAGCGTGGAGTATTCTCTCGACTAACTCGCTTGACTCGCGTGCCCCTTATTACACACGCACCTCACGATGCATCTCCGATCTCCGACGCAGGCAGCGTCTTCGAACGCCCTCCGTCCGGTACCAGGCAAAGACGTGCACTCTCACCAAACGGTAGCATTCGCAGCATCGTTAGCAGCAAGATGA ACGCATCTATATCGACCACGACCAACGGTGACGTCCGTGTGGGCGACCGTGTCATCGTGTCTAGCAGCCGAGGCAGCAAAGCTGGCACTTTGCGCTATGTTGGTGTTACCGATTTCGCTACTGGTGTCTGGGCGGGTGTAGAGCTCGACGATCCTCTTGGAAAAAATGATGGCTCAGTCGATGGAAAGAG GTATTTCGAATGCTCACCTCGTTTCGGCTTGTTTGCCCCGGTATCGAAAGTCTCAAGATCGCCCTCAAACCGCAAGCCTGGTGCCTGCGCCATCCACAGCAATGGACGCGCAACACCGTTGAGGCGCTCAAACTCACGGGAATCGCTGACGTCATTGGGCACGTCTATCGCGTCTTCCCGCGTGGGGGTGAGGCTCGGAGTGACGTCGCTGGGCGCTCAG CGAGTTGGTGGTCCGCGAGCTTCCTCCACCCCGGTATCCGCGAAGAACGCGCTCCAG GAACTTCTTCGAGAGAAGCAACAACATCTCGAGCGTCTGATGCGCGAACGAGAACTAGAACGAGCTGAGATGGCCAAGATATCACTGCAAGTGGACCGAGCGGAGACAGCACTCACGCAACTCAAGAAGGAAAACACACAG gcGACCTCTGAGAACAGTAAGCTAAAGGCTGAGTTAGAAAAGATCAACAAACTGTTAGAAGACGAAAAGCAGAAAGTTGAAGATCTCATGTTCAGGacagaagaagaaaatattaacaGGGAGGattataat aaatATAAAGATGCGATGGAG CAAGAAAAAGCGGTTCGTGAGCAGCGTATCCGCGAGCTTGAAGCCGAGGCTGAGCTGCAAACTGCACGTGCGGAGGCCACGGCCACCGCGCTGCGAATGCACGAGGACCAGCGCGCCGCAGACATCGCCGCCGCCAATCAGCAGCACCAGGAGGAACTGGCCGCTGCCCATA CTCTATCGTCGGAGTTGCAGAAACTGTTAGATGAAGCTTACGCTCTCCTTAAAGAAAAAGAGAACGAGAAAGATTCATTAGGGAAAAGCATGTCAGAGGAACTTACTCGACTAAAGACTGATTCCGAAAAAGCACTGAACGAAGCCAAGACAAAGATGGCTATCGCTCAAACTGAATTCGAAACACAAGTTTCTGTACTGACTGCCAAACTGCAACTAGCCGAGTCTAAATTAGAAACTGAAAAACAGAATTTAGAAAGATTAAATAAGGAAAACAGCCAAATTATTATAGATCTAAATACTAAGTTAACTCAGCTGCAAGCTACTGTAGACGATAAAAcattagaattaaataaag TTGTTGGGGTGAGTAAGGAACACGAAGTTAACCTCAATAAAGAAATCACAAAACTGAAAATGGAACTAAGTGCTAAAATATTAGATTTAGAGCAACTAGAAGACTCGAAGAGGAAACAAGAAACAGTATTCAAATCGCTACAGGAAGAGTTAGGGCGTGTTAAAGATGAATACAATAGTAAAGTTAACGAATACGAGACTCTCTTAAGTGAAGTCTCTCAACAACATGAAAAGAATAAAACAGAAATGATGGAGTTACAGCAAAATTTGTCCGCTAAGACCAAGGAGTATGAAAAACTGCTCGCTGAACTAAGTACATCTACAAATTCATCCGAGAAGCTTGTCAGTGAATATAGGGAAACTATTCATGAACGAgataaggaaataataaaactcaaaGAGGATTATGAACAGGCAGCTGCTAATTTCAACATTAAACACAGCAAAATTGCCGAGGAGCATAAGAAAGAAATCGATGATCGTAACTCTAAAATAGAACAGCTTATGAAAGAGATTGAAAGCCACAAACAAACTTTAGATCAGAGCAAAGTAGAATTCGAAGCTCTCAATTCTCAATTCACTCTTAATGTAGATGAACTGAAACTTCTGAAAGAGGAAAATGAAAAACTCAAACAGTCCATCAACGAATTGACACAAGCTAACAATGATCTAAAAGCAAAAATGTCAGCAATGGAGCTGGAAGTTGGAGAATATAAACGCCAGTTTGAAAGTGCTAACGAAAAATGTGCGGAGCTTCAAAAGGCTAAAGATAAAATTGAATCGGAATACATGAACCTCACTGGTCAGACAACAGATTCGAATGAGCAGTTCAATAAGCTATCCCAACATTTGAAGGAAACTGAAAAAGAATTGCAAGAGTTGAAGGACAAGCACAGGGAGGTAATCAACAATCATGCACGAGCGGAACAAGAATTGAAACAAAAGCTGTTTAAGATCCAAGAAGACTTTTCTGTTGAACGCGGACAATTGGTAGTATCAGTTAACGAAAACATAGAAAAACTTAAAGAAGCAGACGGTAAAATTAAAGAATTTGAAACGCAAACTGTAGAAGTCAATAATCGCTTAAGAAATCTTCAAACTGACAATGACAAACTTCTGGATGAAAACTCCATACTGAAGAATGAAATAGAAGCGCTTAAAGTAAAAGAACAGGAACAGAATATGGAACACGACACCATATGCAAAAAGCTAGAAATAGATATTGACAGGTACAAAGAAGAAATATCAATTTTGAAAGCAGATGGTGCAACTTCAGAAGTTAAACTTATGGAGAAAGTGGATCAATTGACAGAAGCACAGAATGATTTGAATAACAAACTGGAAGAAGCAAGAAAGCATGAAGatagtttgcaaaaaatattagatgATATGACTGCTCAATTGAACAACCAAAAAACTAACTTCGAGAAAGAAATATCACAGTTGCAAAACAATTTATCCACTGTCACCGAAGAAACCAATCAACTGAAGGCTGAAGAAAACCGCCTGAAAGAGATATTGGAACAAAAGCAGAATAATGTTAAAGATCTTACTTTGAAATTAGAAATGCTTGAAGTCGATTTGAAATCCAATGTCGAAATCGTTACTGAAAAAGATCGGCAGCTAGCACAGGTCAACGAAGAACTAAATAAAGCGACAGAAAGTAAAAAACAATTAGAAGAGAAATTGAACGGAGCTGCCTTAGAAACGTCTGcacttaaacaaaaatatgaaagccTAGTAGCAAATTCTTCAGCAGAAGAAACTGTATTAAAGGAACAGTTGGGCCAATTAGAAGTGTTGAAAAAAGAAATGTCTACTTTAGTTCAAGAAAAGACTTCGTTGGAATCGAAGTACAGTGAGACATTGTCAGAATTGACGACGATTAAGAAAAACTACGAAGATGCCGTAAACAAAATTAACGACAACGTAACCGTTAACaacgaattgaaaaaatctgttgAAGAAAAAGATAATATACTAAAACAACAGACTGAGAAGAATGTGATTGAttcagaaaaaatatctaaattggAAACGGAACTAGATCAGTTGAAACAAGAAGTTTCTAACAAAGATACTGTAATTCAAGAGAAAGAGTCGCAGCTCACGAAGATGCATGATGCCTTACAATTAGGTTCTAGTGAAACACAACAACTTGTTGCTCAACTTCAACTCGAAAATTCAAAACTGAATGAAACATACAAAACCGAAGTAGAATCTCTTAATAATACTCTAAAAACGCTACAGACTGAAGTGGCGGAGAAGGGTAAAGAGCTCGAAGAACTCAAACAAGCAAGTGAAAAAGTGACAGAATTACAAAAACTAGTTGATAAGTCGGAACAAGACATCAAGCAGCTAACAAACATCAATGAAGCCCAAAAAATGAACTATGAAGATTTGAACAAACAATTACAAGCACAGTTTGACGAATATAAGAAAGAAAGCAAGCGTGCTAGACATGAccttaaaaatacattgaatgACTATGACAAAGAATTGAAACAATCCAAAGACAAGGTGACAGCAGAAGTAGACAAACAAAATCAATTGCAACAAAAGTTAACAGAAgctgaaagtaaaatattagaATTGACTCAGAAATTGGACTTGATAGCTGTGCAGCAGAGTACTGACGTAGAGAAAGATAAACAGTTAGAGAAGTTAACAGTAGAACTTCATGCAGCTAAACAAACTTCCGCTGAGTCTGTAGCTAAGAGTGAAACTTTAGTCAAGAATCTTAAAGCtgatatagaaaataaagttaaggACTTGAGACTGAAGGAAGACTTGATAGGCAAATTACAAGAAGAAGTAAAG AGCCAAAAAGCTAAAGTAGAAATCGCGGAACGGGAAAAGCTTCTTCTGCAGAAGGAGATGGCGCTAAAGGGTAAAGACGTTCGTGACAAAAATGACAACAGCGCTATGGGTGTTTTAGGGCAGGGCGACACTGCGTCTGAGAA GACGACGGACGACAAGGAAATGATTGACGGCCAAGTGAGCTTCCTGAACTCCGTGATAGTGGACATGCAGCGCAAGAACGAGCAGCTCATGGCGCGAGTGCAGGCGCTCGAGGGCGGCTCCGTCGCTCCTGAACCTGTTCTTTT CAATGGGCGCAAAGCCCGCGCAGTAGCCCCGCGGTTGTTCTGCGACATCTGCGACGTGTTTGACGCGCACGACACGGAGGACTGCCCCAAGCAGGCCGGCGAGCCcgacgcgccgccgccgcccgccaaccgccgcgccgcgccgcctccCAGACCATACTGCGATATTTGTGAAG TATTTGGCCACGCAACCGAGAACTGTGATGAAGAGGAAACTTTCTAA
- the LOC110372605 gene encoding CAP-Gly domain-containing linker protein 1 isoform X7, translating into MPVETKISFSDGSSSDTLRKLSDDSSRKHLSDLIEAEEDEVSSSLPERPRSHRKASTSSTFSVTSMDALWEKHPRRLSEAGLRRSSDHSVILTEDTDSFIIGERVWVGGTKPGQIAYIGETQFAPGDWAGIVLDEPIGKNDGSVAGVRYFQCPEKRGVFSRLTRLTRVPLITHAPHDASPISDAGSVFERPPSGTRQRRALSPNGSIRSIVSSKMNASISTTTNGDVRVGDRVIVSSSRGSKAGTLRYVGVTDFATGVWAGVELDDPLGKNDGSVDGKRYFECSPRFGLFAPVSKVSRSPSNRKPGACAIHSNGRATPLRRSNSRESLTSLGTSIASSRVGVRLGVTSLGAQRVGGPRASSTPVSAKNALQELLREKQQHLERLMRERELERAEMAKISLQVDRAETALTQLKKENTQATSENSKLKAELEKINKLLEDEKQKVEDLMFRTEEENINREDYNKYKDAMEQEKAVREQRIRELEAEAELQTARAEATATALRMHEDQRAADIAAANQQHQEELAAAHTLSSELQKLLDEAYALLKEKENEKDSLGKSMSEELTRLKTDSEKALNEAKTKMAIAQTEFETQVSVLTAKLQLAESKLETEKQNLERLNKENSQIIIDLNTKLTQLQATVDDKTLELNKVVGVSKEHEVNLNKEITKLKMELSAKILDLEQLEDSKRKQETVFKSLQEELGRVKDEYNSKVNEYETLLSEVSQQHEKNKTEMMELQQNLSAKTKEYEKLLAELSTSTNSSEKLVSEYRETIHERDKEIIKLKEDYEQAAANFNIKHSKIAEEHKKEIDDRNSKIEQLMKEIESHKQTLDQSKVEFEALNSQFTLNVDELKLLKEENEKLKQSINELTQANNDLKAKMSAMELEVGEYKRQFESANEKCAELQKAKDKIESEYMNLTGQTTDSNEQFNKLSQHLKETEKELQELKDKHREVINNHARAEQELKQKLFKIQEDFSVERGQLVVSVNENIEKLKEADGKIKEFETQTVEVNNRLRNLQTDNDKLLDENSILKNEIEALKVKEQEQNMEHDTICKKLEIDIDRYKEEISILKADGATSEVKLMEKVDQLTEAQNDLNNKLEEARKHEDSLQKILDDMTAQLNNQKTNFEKEISQLQNNLSTVTEETNQLKAEENRLKEILEQKQNNVKDLTLKLEMLEVDLKSNVEIVTEKDRQLAQVNEELNKATESKKQLEEKLNGAALETSALKQKYESLVANSSAEETVLKEQLGQLEVLKKEMSTLVQEKTSLESKYSETLSELTTIKKNYEDAVNKINDNVTVNNELKKSVEEKDNILKQQTEKNVIDSEKISKLETELDQLKQEVSNKDTVIQEKESQLTKMHDALQLGSSETQQLVAQLQLENSKLNETYKTEVESLNNTLKTLQTEVAEKGKELEELKQASEKVTELQKLVDKSEQDIKQLTNINEAQKMNYEDLNKQLQAQFDEYKKESKRARHDLKNTLNDYDKELKQSKDKVTAEVDKQNQLQQKLTEAESKILELTQKLDLIAVQQSTDVEKDKQLEKLTVELHAAKQTSAESVAKSETLVKNLKADIENKVKDLRLKEDLIGKLQEEVKSQKAKVEIAEREKLLLQKEMALKGKDVRDKNDNSAMGVLGQGDTASEKTTDDKEMIDGQVSFLNSVIVDMQRKNEQLMARVQALEGGSVAPEPVLFNGRKARAVAPRLFCDICDVFDAHDTEDCPKQAGEPDAPPPPANRRAAPPPRPYCDICEVFGHATENCDEEETF; encoded by the exons ACGGCAGTTCCTCGGACACGCTGAGGAAGCTTAGCGACGACTCTTCGAGAAAACATTTATCAG ATTTAATTGAAGCCGAGGAAGACGAAGTTTCTAGCAGTCTGCCGGAGAGACCGCGATCACACCGCAAGGCATCTA CCAGCAGCACGTTCAGTGTCACCTCCATGGACGCGCTGTGGGAGAAGCACCCGCGCCGCCTCAGCGAGGCCGGCCTTCGCAGGTCGTCAG atCATAGTGTTATATTAACAGAGGATACTGACAGCTTCATAATTGGCGAACGAGTTTGGGTTGGCGGTACCAAACCTGGCCAGATCGCATACATCGGCGAAACACAGTTTGCTCCGGGTGACTGGGCAGGCATCGTGCTTGACGAACCTATTG GCAAAAACGACGGATCAGTAGCTGGAGTCCGTTATTTCCAGTGTCCAGAAAAGCGTGGAGTATTCTCTCGACTAACTCGCTTGACTCGCGTGCCCCTTATTACACACGCACCTCACGATGCATCTCCGATCTCCGACGCAGGCAGCGTCTTCGAACGCCCTCCGTCCGGTACCAGGCAAAGACGTGCACTCTCACCAAACGGTAGCATTCGCAGCATCGTTAGCAGCAAGATGA ACGCATCTATATCGACCACGACCAACGGTGACGTCCGTGTGGGCGACCGTGTCATCGTGTCTAGCAGCCGAGGCAGCAAAGCTGGCACTTTGCGCTATGTTGGTGTTACCGATTTCGCTACTGGTGTCTGGGCGGGTGTAGAGCTCGACGATCCTCTTGGAAAAAATGATGGCTCAGTCGATGGAAAGAG GTATTTCGAATGCTCACCTCGTTTCGGCTTGTTTGCCCCGGTATCGAAAGTCTCAAGATCGCCCTCAAACCGCAAGCCTGGTGCCTGCGCCATCCACAGCAATGGACGCGCAACACCGTTGAGGCGCTCAAACTCACGGGAATCGCTGACGTCATTGGGCACGTCTATCGCGTCTTCCCGCGTGGGGGTGAGGCTCGGAGTGACGTCGCTGGGCGCTCAG CGAGTTGGTGGTCCGCGAGCTTCCTCCACCCCGGTATCCGCGAAGAACGCGCTCCAG GAACTTCTTCGAGAGAAGCAACAACATCTCGAGCGTCTGATGCGCGAACGAGAACTAGAACGAGCTGAGATGGCCAAGATATCACTGCAAGTGGACCGAGCGGAGACAGCACTCACGCAACTCAAGAAGGAAAACACACAG gcGACCTCTGAGAACAGTAAGCTAAAGGCTGAGTTAGAAAAGATCAACAAACTGTTAGAAGACGAAAAGCAGAAAGTTGAAGATCTCATGTTCAGGacagaagaagaaaatattaacaGGGAGGattataat aaatATAAAGATGCGATGGAG CAAGAAAAAGCGGTTCGTGAGCAGCGTATCCGCGAGCTTGAAGCCGAGGCTGAGCTGCAAACTGCACGTGCGGAGGCCACGGCCACCGCGCTGCGAATGCACGAGGACCAGCGCGCCGCAGACATCGCCGCCGCCAATCAGCAGCACCAGGAGGAACTGGCCGCTGCCCATA CTCTATCGTCGGAGTTGCAGAAACTGTTAGATGAAGCTTACGCTCTCCTTAAAGAAAAAGAGAACGAGAAAGATTCATTAGGGAAAAGCATGTCAGAGGAACTTACTCGACTAAAGACTGATTCCGAAAAAGCACTGAACGAAGCCAAGACAAAGATGGCTATCGCTCAAACTGAATTCGAAACACAAGTTTCTGTACTGACTGCCAAACTGCAACTAGCCGAGTCTAAATTAGAAACTGAAAAACAGAATTTAGAAAGATTAAATAAGGAAAACAGCCAAATTATTATAGATCTAAATACTAAGTTAACTCAGCTGCAAGCTACTGTAGACGATAAAAcattagaattaaataaag TTGTTGGGGTGAGTAAGGAACACGAAGTTAACCTCAATAAAGAAATCACAAAACTGAAAATGGAACTAAGTGCTAAAATATTAGATTTAGAGCAACTAGAAGACTCGAAGAGGAAACAAGAAACAGTATTCAAATCGCTACAGGAAGAGTTAGGGCGTGTTAAAGATGAATACAATAGTAAAGTTAACGAATACGAGACTCTCTTAAGTGAAGTCTCTCAACAACATGAAAAGAATAAAACAGAAATGATGGAGTTACAGCAAAATTTGTCCGCTAAGACCAAGGAGTATGAAAAACTGCTCGCTGAACTAAGTACATCTACAAATTCATCCGAGAAGCTTGTCAGTGAATATAGGGAAACTATTCATGAACGAgataaggaaataataaaactcaaaGAGGATTATGAACAGGCAGCTGCTAATTTCAACATTAAACACAGCAAAATTGCCGAGGAGCATAAGAAAGAAATCGATGATCGTAACTCTAAAATAGAACAGCTTATGAAAGAGATTGAAAGCCACAAACAAACTTTAGATCAGAGCAAAGTAGAATTCGAAGCTCTCAATTCTCAATTCACTCTTAATGTAGATGAACTGAAACTTCTGAAAGAGGAAAATGAAAAACTCAAACAGTCCATCAACGAATTGACACAAGCTAACAATGATCTAAAAGCAAAAATGTCAGCAATGGAGCTGGAAGTTGGAGAATATAAACGCCAGTTTGAAAGTGCTAACGAAAAATGTGCGGAGCTTCAAAAGGCTAAAGATAAAATTGAATCGGAATACATGAACCTCACTGGTCAGACAACAGATTCGAATGAGCAGTTCAATAAGCTATCCCAACATTTGAAGGAAACTGAAAAAGAATTGCAAGAGTTGAAGGACAAGCACAGGGAGGTAATCAACAATCATGCACGAGCGGAACAAGAATTGAAACAAAAGCTGTTTAAGATCCAAGAAGACTTTTCTGTTGAACGCGGACAATTGGTAGTATCAGTTAACGAAAACATAGAAAAACTTAAAGAAGCAGACGGTAAAATTAAAGAATTTGAAACGCAAACTGTAGAAGTCAATAATCGCTTAAGAAATCTTCAAACTGACAATGACAAACTTCTGGATGAAAACTCCATACTGAAGAATGAAATAGAAGCGCTTAAAGTAAAAGAACAGGAACAGAATATGGAACACGACACCATATGCAAAAAGCTAGAAATAGATATTGACAGGTACAAAGAAGAAATATCAATTTTGAAAGCAGATGGTGCAACTTCAGAAGTTAAACTTATGGAGAAAGTGGATCAATTGACAGAAGCACAGAATGATTTGAATAACAAACTGGAAGAAGCAAGAAAGCATGAAGatagtttgcaaaaaatattagatgATATGACTGCTCAATTGAACAACCAAAAAACTAACTTCGAGAAAGAAATATCACAGTTGCAAAACAATTTATCCACTGTCACCGAAGAAACCAATCAACTGAAGGCTGAAGAAAACCGCCTGAAAGAGATATTGGAACAAAAGCAGAATAATGTTAAAGATCTTACTTTGAAATTAGAAATGCTTGAAGTCGATTTGAAATCCAATGTCGAAATCGTTACTGAAAAAGATCGGCAGCTAGCACAGGTCAACGAAGAACTAAATAAAGCGACAGAAAGTAAAAAACAATTAGAAGAGAAATTGAACGGAGCTGCCTTAGAAACGTCTGcacttaaacaaaaatatgaaagccTAGTAGCAAATTCTTCAGCAGAAGAAACTGTATTAAAGGAACAGTTGGGCCAATTAGAAGTGTTGAAAAAAGAAATGTCTACTTTAGTTCAAGAAAAGACTTCGTTGGAATCGAAGTACAGTGAGACATTGTCAGAATTGACGACGATTAAGAAAAACTACGAAGATGCCGTAAACAAAATTAACGACAACGTAACCGTTAACaacgaattgaaaaaatctgttgAAGAAAAAGATAATATACTAAAACAACAGACTGAGAAGAATGTGATTGAttcagaaaaaatatctaaattggAAACGGAACTAGATCAGTTGAAACAAGAAGTTTCTAACAAAGATACTGTAATTCAAGAGAAAGAGTCGCAGCTCACGAAGATGCATGATGCCTTACAATTAGGTTCTAGTGAAACACAACAACTTGTTGCTCAACTTCAACTCGAAAATTCAAAACTGAATGAAACATACAAAACCGAAGTAGAATCTCTTAATAATACTCTAAAAACGCTACAGACTGAAGTGGCGGAGAAGGGTAAAGAGCTCGAAGAACTCAAACAAGCAAGTGAAAAAGTGACAGAATTACAAAAACTAGTTGATAAGTCGGAACAAGACATCAAGCAGCTAACAAACATCAATGAAGCCCAAAAAATGAACTATGAAGATTTGAACAAACAATTACAAGCACAGTTTGACGAATATAAGAAAGAAAGCAAGCGTGCTAGACATGAccttaaaaatacattgaatgACTATGACAAAGAATTGAAACAATCCAAAGACAAGGTGACAGCAGAAGTAGACAAACAAAATCAATTGCAACAAAAGTTAACAGAAgctgaaagtaaaatattagaATTGACTCAGAAATTGGACTTGATAGCTGTGCAGCAGAGTACTGACGTAGAGAAAGATAAACAGTTAGAGAAGTTAACAGTAGAACTTCATGCAGCTAAACAAACTTCCGCTGAGTCTGTAGCTAAGAGTGAAACTTTAGTCAAGAATCTTAAAGCtgatatagaaaataaagttaaggACTTGAGACTGAAGGAAGACTTGATAGGCAAATTACAAGAAGAAGTAAAG AGCCAAAAAGCTAAAGTAGAAATCGCGGAACGGGAAAAGCTTCTTCTGCAGAAGGAGATGGCGCTAAAGGGTAAAGACGTTCGTGACAAAAATGACAACAGCGCTATGGGTGTTTTAGGGCAGGGCGACACTGCGTCTGAGAA GACGACGGACGACAAGGAAATGATTGACGGCCAAGTGAGCTTCCTGAACTCCGTGATAGTGGACATGCAGCGCAAGAACGAGCAGCTCATGGCGCGAGTGCAGGCGCTCGAGGGCGGCTCCGTCGCTCCTGAACCTGTTCTTTT CAATGGGCGCAAAGCCCGCGCAGTAGCCCCGCGGTTGTTCTGCGACATCTGCGACGTGTTTGACGCGCACGACACGGAGGACTGCCCCAAGCAGGCCGGCGAGCCcgacgcgccgccgccgcccgccaaccgccgcgccgcgccgcctccCAGACCATACTGCGATATTTGTGAAG TATTTGGCCACGCAACCGAGAACTGTGATGAAGAGGAAACTTTCTAA